The Salvelinus sp. IW2-2015 unplaced genomic scaffold, ASM291031v2 Un_scaffold537, whole genome shotgun sequence genomic interval tctgtggcattgtgttgtgtgacaactgaacatgttaagagtggccttttattgtccccagcacaaggtgcacctgtgYaatgatcatgctatttaatcagcttcttgatatgccacacctgtcaggtggatggattatcttgacaaagaagaaatgctcactaacagggatgtaaatacatttgctcacaaaatttgagagaaataagatttttgtgcatatggaacatttctgggatcttgaaATAcgtgaccaacactttaaatgttgcgttttatatgtTCATTCAGACAATCTTTGTGTAAGTTGAGATTTATGCTCTCCGTTGTATGTTCCAGGATCGTCGCCACCGTGAGTTTGTGGGTATCAAGCGTCAGATCATTGTGTGTATGGAGGAGCTGGACCAGTTGCCAGACACCAGCTTTGAGAGGGATGTGGTGTGTGAGGACGAGGAGGCCTTCTGTCTGTCCAGCGACAACATCACAGCTCTCCAACTGCTGCTGGGACAGGTGAGACCTGGGCATACAGCGCTTTCATGTACATTCACCATTTTCTCTAATTTTGTGTCAGAATTCTTCATTTTATTTAAAGATGTGCCATATTGAGTAAAGTGTCCCTAACCGATTtgtgttttttggtttgtttatttgcaacttattttgtacataatgttggtgCTAAGGTTTCTTATGACCGAAAGAACTTCTGGACATcgggactgcgattactcacctcgaactggcagaatcagagggcgggctgccttctgagaattcgtaggcgatcgaataaacccccacttccttccattctgctagcaaacgtgcaatctttggaaaataaaatcgatgaacTACGCCggagattaaactaccaacggtagaaactgtaatatcttatgcttcacggagtcgtgcctgaatgacgacactatcaacatacagctggctggttatacgctgtaccggcaagatagaacagcggcatctggtaagacgaggggatACTCAACacaggcccctcaggggtgcgttctcagtcccctcctgtactccctgttcactcatgactggacggccaggcacgactccaacaccatcatataagtttgccgatgacacaacagtggtaggcctgatcaacgacgagacagcctataggcaggaggtcagagacctggccgtgtggtgccagtgtaacagtataactttagtacgtcccctcgccccgacacgggcgcgaaccagggaccctctgcacacatcgacaacagtcacccacgcagctcgttacccatcgctccaacacaagccgcggcccttgcagagcaaggggaaaccctacttcaggtctcagagcaagtgagcgtaaccgattgaaatgctattagcgcgtaacCCGCTAACTACGTAgcctagccatttcacatccgttacactcaccccctttcaacctcctctctTTCCGCAGCAGACCAGattgatccgggtcacggcaccagtGTAACAGGTGGTATAATGTACTCCCATGCGTTGTTTTTCACAAAATAAATACCttcggccagtggtcccagttgagcaatcatttatttctgctgttgttaaatgggaaacagcacgttattgtgcaggacttaacagtgttgatggctgtcgatggcaaaatctgtagcatgaagacaaccTGTGTTAGCcgtggcttatgtgaccatgacatcggtgtatgctagctaacacaattattcagcaatcatatgccaaagcacatcccagaaagcccctcaatccctaacaggtacccatatacccacacatgtataaaatcagtaacgtacagcaaacttgtacacattgtaaaatagaaaacagtattcagaacgtgacctaccccttgcatcacattttcatactgggaagacctgacgttcgcgatctccccctatctgcaagcggggccaatcacaacaccccttattgtcatcagagttgaactaaccaataagaatgcttgaacatcaaatacacatttctttagaggcaagtggaaacataaccaaccctgttacattctCCCCTGCTGAATTACACTTGCATACTACAAAGAAACTAAATGAGGTRTGCAATACCTTGCAATATATATGTCACCAAATATTCCAGTGCAAAGACTATTCTCTAAAGAGAATTAGGGGAATTCAMAGACCCCGTAGGAAAACATGCCTGTTACATGTTCAGTACACTCAGTGACAATAAGAACCTCAGACAGAAAAACCTTGGCCtacatgacccctgacctctataGGGTCTCTTGAAAGTTAAAagttaaaagaagaaaaaaaaatgtggctACAGACTTGGATTCTAATCCTACACCCACACAGGTACTCTAATGAATTCTGTATGAAAAACCCTCTGTGTCTGCATAGTCTCAATGAGTCTCACTGGGCGTTTCCTAACTCGACCAGCCCCTGACCTGACAGTCCTAACAGAGTTATCATTACGTTTAACCTGTTCAACTACAACCACCATTGGTGGGTCACTGTCCACAGTCGATGGGTAGTCAAGGTCAAAGGTTCCGTGACTGTTGCTGGAGCTTGTGCCACCAGTGGCATCTTCAGAATGCCTTTCCTCAGAGGGTTCGGACATTTCTTCTCCAAAGGTTACCTCTGACATGCTTGTGCCACCAGTGGCACCCTCAGAATGTGGTGAGTTCTGAGGGTCCCTCGCCAGTGGCCCATCTTCCAGCACATCTAGGGTCTCTTTTTCAGAGGGCTCCGACTGTGTTTCCTCCGAGGTCTGTTCTGATACCCACACACTAGTCCTCTCACCGATGTCCATTTCTGGTATATCATTCATGGATgagtcctccatctcctcactcGGATCCTCACGGTCTCCCGTATTAGGTGTCTCTAAGGCAGTGTCAGGGAGAGGCAAAAAGTTTACAGGCATTATCAGATTACGGTGGACCRTTTTCTCCTGGCCAGTCGACATGTTCTGTATCTTAAAGATGTGGATGTCACTATTCTTCTCCGTAACAATATAGAGGTTGTTCTCCCAGCGATCCGCCAGCTTCCTCTTTCCACGTTCACCCTTATTCGCCAGCAGCACCCGATCACCGACCTCCACTGGAGCTCCTCTGATCTTCCTGTTGTAGAGGCCCGCATGCCTCTTCAGCTGTTTGGTTGCCGACAACTGTACAGTCTCCATGGCCTCCCTCAGGTCTCTCGTCAGGGACTTGACGTACTCATCATAGTCTACAACATTTGAGTCTTGTAGCACCGTACCAAACATCATGTCGACAGGCAGACGTGGGGTTCTCccgatccgggtcaacagcatcaatgtaacagtataaNNNNNNNNNNNNNNNNNNNNNNNNNNNNNNNNNNNNNNNNNNNNNNNNNNNNNNNNNNNNNNNNNNNNNNNNNNNNNNNNNNNNNNNNNNNNNNNNNNNNNNNNNNNNNNNNNNNNNNNNNNNNNNNNNNNNNNNNNNNNNNNNNNNNNNNNNNNNNNNNNNNNNNNNNNNNNNNNNNNNNNNNNNNNNNNNNNNNNNNNNNNNNNNNNNNNNNNNNNNNNNNNNNNNNNNNNNNNNNNNNNNNNNNNNNNNNNNNNNNNNNNNNNNNNNNNNNNNNNNNNNNNNNNNNNNNNNNNNNNNNNNNNNNNNNNNNNNNNNNNNNNNNNNNNNNNNNNNNNNNNNNNNNNNNNNNNNNNNNNNNNNNNNNNNNNNNNNNNNNNNNNNNNNNNNNNNNNNNNNNNNNNNNNNNNNNNNNNNNNNNNNNNNNNNNNNNNNNNNNNNNNNNNNNNNNNNNNNNNNNNNNNNNNNNNNNNNNNNNNNNNNNNNNNNNNNNNNNNNNNNNNNNNNNNNNNNNNNNNNNNNNNNNNNNNNNNNNNNNNNNNNNNNNNNNNNNNNNNNNNNNNNNNNNNNNNNNNNNNNNNNNNNNNNNNNNNNNNNNNNNNNNNNNNNNNNNNNNNNNNNNNNNNNNNNNNNNNNNNNNNNNNNNNNNNNNNNNNNNNNNNNNNNNNNNNNNNNNNNNNNNNNNNNNNNNNNNNNNNNNNNNNNNNNNNNNNNNNNNNNNNNNNNNNNNNNNNNNNNNNNNNNNNNNNNNNNNNNNNNNNNNNNNNNNNNNNNNNNNNNNNNNNNNNNNNNNNNNNNNNNNNNNNNNNNNNNNNNNNNNNNNNNNNNNNNNNNNNNNNNNNNNNNNNNNNNNNNNNNNNNNNNNNNNNNNNNNNNNNNNNNNNNNNNNNNNNNNNgtacatattacctcaactaaccggtgctccctcacattgactctgtaccggtacccccctgtatgtagtctcgctattgttattttactgctgctctttaattacttgttacttttatttcttattcttttccgtatttttttaaactgcattgttgtttagggggttgtaagtaagcatttcactgtaaggtctacacctgttgtattcggcgcatgtgactaataaaaatgtatattgtaaGAGCAATATCTGACTGTTTTTTGGCTTGCGTTGTTTTAGTTTAAACTTTCTCTTGGGGTGTTTTCACTCTCGTTGGGTGGTATTTGATACATCTACATAACGATCAGATAAATGTAACACAGAAGCCCATTTGTCCATCAAAACAAAACACCTGACCACACTTATTATGTTATTCTCAGCTGGAGGATCGCAAGACGGAGAACGAGCTAGTGTGTAGCTCCTACCGCACTAAGATCCAGGAGCTGTGGGAGAGGCTGCAGGTGcctcaggaggagagagatggcatgTCAGAACACATGGTCAAGTCCAGGAAGAAGAACATGGATGCTGTGAGTTTAACATACATTTAAGTTTGCAAACTTCTACATTTTTCCAGATAttctggttggaggattctggttttcctgcttattccctcctgatttcaggaatcttccaaccaggatttctggaaaactagGGAATtatgggaaagttactggaattttgcaaccctacataATTCTTGTTTGGTAGGTCTGTAAAGTGGTGGAACCTCCAGCACTACGCTATACCTATCCGGACCCTTATTACAATGTTTTAACGTTTTGCATTTGCAAGGACTGCCTTTTTAGAATGCCTATGACAAACCCTAGGTCCAAGTTTATTTACCATGTGTAATGAATACGTTGGGAAATCTTACTCACCCAAGTGAATGTTCTGAATTGAACGAATCAGTAAGTTTTGTACCCCTCCCCCAGTTACAAGCTGAGTGCCATCGTCTGGAGCAGCTGAAGATCAAGAACATGAGGAATGAGATAGAAGACATCAGGGCTGAGGTGGCTCTGTTCTGGGAGAGGTGTTACTACAGCCTGGAGCAGAGACAAGCCTTCACGCCCTACTATGGTGGTCAGTTGTTGTTTGTAAATACAGTATCGTAGTACATGTTTTGATTGGAATGTACTACTGGGTTTCTCATGAACAGTTGGTCCCTGTTACGAATGTAATGTACCGGGTGGTGTTCATTTGGTACATCATAGAGAAACGTTTTGCAAATGAAAAATATGTTGTTTATTAGACAATAGTCCAGGTAGTCCCCACCTTGTTTGTCAGTTGTCTTCCATTTTGGTGACTAATGAACATgtgaacacaaccctggttgtCCTCTACTGAGATTGATAGATAAATAACAGACCGGTACTTTTATTCTCTCAGATGACTACACTGAGGAGATGCTGAACCTACACCAGGAGGAGCTCCTGAGTCTGAAGAAGCACTACGAGAACCACAGGGAGCTGTTTGAAGGAGTAACCAGGTGGCAAGAAAGCTGGACTCTGTTCCTACAACTGGAGGTGAGGAATATGAATTCAAATCTTTAATCTCAGTTTGTTTTGTGTATATTGTGACATCACCTTCCATCACGCTGATCCCCATCCTTCACTTTTCCACTGACTCACGAGTTTCAGGTGTGTTTCTCAAGTGACTGTATTTGTCAAAACATGGTTGAATTCTCCACAGAAAAAGGCGACGGATCCTTCTAGATTTAACAACCGAGGTGGGAACCTTCTTAAAGAGGAGAAGCAGAGGGCTGACCTGCAGAAAAGCCTGCCAAAGGTGAGGCTAAGTTGTGTTTTTCAGATTGTAATGTTAATTGATTATTTCTCTACCCACAGGCTCTCTGACCTGAATAGCTGGCCTGTTTTTCTTTATGTAGCCTATATCTTTACGATTTATCTTGGTtctatatttctgtgtttttattaTGACACCTCAGGATCCATTAAAGAGGGGCACATTAACTTGAAATATGTTCTCTCATGTATTCCAGTTGGAGAAGATCCTGAAGACCCAGATAGACCTATGGGAGGAGGAGCAGTACAGAGAGTTCCTGGTTAACGGACAGCGGTTCCTCCAGTACGTTGAGGAGCAGTGGGAACTACTGCggctggagaaggagagagagaagaatgagagagtaAGATGAGACAAACGGCCCTGTTTCAATGCTTTTAGATGAGACAAACGGCCCTGTATCAATGCTTTTAGATGAGACAAACGGCCCTGTTTGGGCGCTTTTAATGTGCTTCCTTCCTCCCTTTTTGAGGCAATCACTGATCTCACTTGATTAGATAGACATTGTTGAGATTGAAATCAAAGTCTCCTCGACACAGCTTTCCCCAATCATGTCATAATAAGATCAGTGATTTATTCTAggaagagtggggggggggggtgaagggttGCGATTCAAACAGACAAATCTTAACTACGAAGGACGATTTCCAGTGTTTCCTAGTAAAGAGTGAATCTGGTTCCGATGAGAATACTGACTGTGATCTGTAAAATAAACAGCAACTGAAGAAGAACCAGCAGATCGAACAAGACATGCTATATGGTACTGCTCAACGAACCCCCTCCAAAAGACGCCTTGCAGAGACGCCTACGCCCGGCAAAGCAAGAAAGGTAAACCAGTTGATTCGACACCAATGGGGTTGTTTTTGTGATCAAATTAAAGctagtatgggggggggggggggctgtggtattatttaagatactctttgaagaggtagggtttcagatgtttccGGAAGATTGcaagggactctgctgtcctagcctcagggggaagctggttacACTTTTGGGGTGCCAAGACAGAGAAGCGCTTGGACTGGGCTGACTGGCCTCACCTAGGGGTGGGTGGGAGGGCGGGCAAAGAGACCAGAACAGATTGATCGGtttgggatgtagggtttgagaAGAGCCTGAAGGTAGTGAGGGGCAGTTCCTCCTCAACAACCATAATGTCTAGTCTGGGTTAAAAACCACAACCCGGAATGTCTAGTCTGGGTAAAAAAGGAGCAATGTGTGAATTGTCGTTTTCTCCTTTCCCCAGCTGAATGCCACTAGCAGTATCTCCAGTTCTACTCCTAACAGCACCTTACGCTCTGCCTTCGGAGGAACCATGTGCCAGTCGCCAGTCCTCAGACCACCTATGTCTGCCAGCAGGGTTAGTACACACACAGTCCCCAGTCCTGCCAGCAAGGTTAGTACACACACAGTCCCCGGTCCTGCCAGCAGGGCTAGTACACACACAGTCCCCAGTCCTGAGACCACCTACGACTGTCAGCATGGTTCGTACACACCACAGTCCCTGTCCTGCCACTTCACTGTCAAGCATGGTTAGTAACCCACATCCCCGAGTCCTAGACACTACGACTGTCAGCATGGTTCGTTACACACACCGAATCCCGGTCCTCAGACCACGACGACTGTCGCATGGTTAGTACACACACAGTCCCCGGTCTTGTCAGCTGGTTAGTACACACACCAGTCCCCAGTCCTCAGACCCTACGCTGTCAGCATGGTTCGTACACACACAGATCCTGTCCTCAGACCCCTATGACTGTCAGCTGGTTAGTACACACACAGTCCCCGGTCTCAGACCACTTACGACTGTCAGCAATGTTATTACACACACGTTCCCCGTCTTCAAGCCACCTACGACTGTCAGCATGGTTAGTACACACACAGTCCCGGTCCTTGCCAGCAGGGGTAGTCACAGTCCCCGGTCTTCAGACCCTATGGACTGTCAGCATGGTTCGTACACACACAGTCCCCGGTCTTCAGACCACCTACGACTGTCCGCATGGTTAGTACACACACAGTCCCCGGTCCTGCCAGCAGGTTAGTACACAGCCCCGGTCCTCAGACCACCTATGACTGTCAGCATGGATTCGTACACACACAGTCCCCGGTCTCAGACCACCTATGACTGTCAGCATGGTTCGTACACACACATCCCCTGTCTCTCAGACCACCTACGACTGTCAGCATGGTTAGTAACACACAGTCCCCGCGCTTCGACCACTACGACTGTCAGATGGTTAGTACACACACAGTCCCCGTCCTGCCAGCAGGTTAGTACACAGCTCCCCGGTCTCAGACCACCTACGACTGTCAGCATGGTTAGTACACACACAGTCCCCGGTCTTGTCAGCATGGTTAGTACACAGTCCCCGGTCCTCAGACCACCTATGACTGTCAGCATGGTAGGATCCCCTTATGATCATCACCgacagtgtttttgtttttccttgtCATCTCATAAGGATCCAGTCTCAACAACAGCCGTGTTGAGTCAGTTGAAGAGGGAAACATGAGACTCATACATGCTTAAAACAAGTAACAGACACTATTATACCTGTCTGCTTACAGAGAAcactaacacccccccccccctccccagattCCTCTGAGGACCCCTGGTCGTGTTGGAAGAACCCCCCGCACAGTGGAACGCAACAAGGAGAACATGTCCCGCCTGAACGGCACGGTTCTGAGCGGTGTGTTAAGAACCCCTGCCTCACGCTGTAACATCACCGTTAACTCTGTGGCCAGCACCTATTCGGAATTTTCGGTAATTTCCCTAGGTCATCACCTACCTGCCAATCATAAACCCAGCAACACAATCCAGTCAGAGATGTATGTCTGTACAGTGAGAGAATTGCACCAGTCTTATACACTTAAAGGAAAGATTCGCCCATTTTCAATGTATCTCTGAGTTGATGTCCTATCGATTCCTTGGGtcatttcatgtgtatctgagttattggcgttcaagcaggcagaaatccgtCCTGTATTAACGTACCACAGtgataaagtctctctctctacactggaagttaataggaatacgacGTTTAGATCGTTaaaacgtctatcatacatgtcagatttcaatactggccgatgtcATAACTCGGGAAGATGTCTTCTATCCAATGAgacattgatcatattttttttGCGATATTCTTTaatcgggctcccgagtggcgtagctgTCTAAtgtactgcatctcagtacaagaggtgtcactacagtccctggttcgaatccaggctgtcaCACATCCGGCYgtgattgggagtcgcatagtgcggtgcacaattggcccagcgttgccggggtaggccgtcattgtaaataaaaatgtggttcttaactgacttacctagttaaataaaaaatacctcaATGTGTAATTTTACAGAGGGTCTAGCACACTTTTCTTACTTGGTGCCGTTGCCAGAGAGATTATTGAATAAAGGAGCGTATAACGCCCAACCCAGCAGACTGTCGGCCAATCGTGTTCACGTTCACGTCATGCTGCGTCACGTGGTTTGCTAAATTAATCGTCAACGCAATCTCAATGTCAGTGGCTAGAAATGTGCCTATTTTTCTCGAAAGTACataatgtcacgattccaaagctatatATTACATATggcaagttaattatctcacatctcggaAAATATTTGTAACGTTGTACAAAGTATAAATGGCGTTGTGAATGTTAGATTCCACTCTGTGAGGCAcgtcgatctgcaggttgaacatggtgaaattgtagactcctaaattgatagtgctgTTTGTTTAGgtgattttacagctaactagctacgttacatgctgatattgtctttggtattaaTGTGTGTAGCtacatttgctagctagccagccagcccatagagCATTGCATTGTAGATTTTGTTGTCGACTttagctgcaacagatttccaccaaCCTTATTATAACGGCAAAATTAAACACTTGTTCACAAAAAATGTTATTAGTGgctcagcagtctaaggcactgcatctcactgctagaggtgtaactacagaccctggttcgatccggggctgtatcacaaccggccgtgatcgggagtctcataggatggcgcacaattgtcccagcgtcgtccgggttaggggagggtttggccggggtaggacttCATTGtagttaagaatttgttcttaactgacttgcctagataaataaacatTTGCCACTAAATTAGAGGAATATGTGGTTTTAGGWGAATTTTTCCTTTAAGTGAAAGTAAGCTGTCATGAATAGATAACATAGACCGTCTAACTCTACATTCTATTTTAGAAGGATTTTGTCAACATTGAATCCACTGCCATTACCAGGTCTgtatgaatggacatttttatttaacacCGTAACAATCAGTGAGGCTCACCATGCTAAGTTGCTAACCAAGGTTGCATGCTGAAGTTATGCCTACTTTTCAGCTTTGACTAACGGAGTGCAACCGAGAGCCTGGTTCGGTCCGGTTGGCCTAACCATCTTGTGAGGAACAATATTCACATTTTTATTGAAGATCAAACGTACACTGTTGAACTGGGCTGTGTTGCTGGGTTTTCATGTTGACTTTTATCACAAGGTTTTTGGTTAAACTATTGTTATTCTGTGTCTTCTATCCTTCTTCACATTTTATAATAACCTTCTGTTTTTTTTGCACACTGCATGGGAAGTTAAGGGGATGTTCCACTCAAAACAAATCTATATTTTTCCGCTTACCTTCAAGACAGATTTTCCTTCCTGTGTTTTGTCTTCATGCAACGTACAGGACCAGTATGTACCGCATGTATGTTTTTGTATTAGTATCTTTATTCTCCTCCACAGCGAGATCTCTCAAAAGCTTCCAAATCTAACGTCAAGACAGGACATCTGAACTCGACTGGCACTCGTCTCTGAGCTGAAGGATCAGACGGAACCACACCTGTCCTTGAATCATCGGAGTTTTGCGGTTTCTGTCCGGGTCCATTTATTTCTGCATGTCCAGATGAAGGAAATCTATTAACACCTACTGAATGTAACTGCAATGATATCAGAACAGAAACTTGCACTTCTCTCTGAGTCTCTCAGCTCAAATGTTCTTCTAGCTCTGCTGAGGTTTCACTTGTTGTCATCTCTGAGGGCTCTGAACTACTGCCGTGATCCTCCATCTTTGAACTACTGCCGTGATCCTCCATCTTTGAACTACTGCCGTAATCCTgaatcctccatctctctgaggGCTCTGAACTACTGCCGTGATCCtgactcctccatctctctgaggGCTCTGAACTACTGCCGTGATCCTgaatcctccatctctctgaggGCTCTGAACTACTGCCGTGATCCtgactcctccatctctctgaggGCTCTGAACTGGACTTTCTGGCCTCAGGTCTTCCAGTTTTATCACTGTTTATTGTCTGTGTCCCATTTCTACATGTCTAGATGGAGATGTCAACACCTACTGAATGTACTGAACTCTAAAATACTCTACTCATTTGTCAGAAGATTTGAATTATATTCTTCTCGATTTTTAAGCTTCTCTGATCTAAATGAAATGTTGGGAGGACTTGCTTGACCTATGGAAAAACAGTTTTCATTAAACTTTCAACATCCTCTCTATAACACTCAAATGATAAAAAATTATCCATGTTGGTACTTCATATTCTTATGGGGGCTTGTAGCAAATTATGATCATTCTGCCATATAAACATTGGCTTTACACTACATTTAAACAATGATATTTTCAGTCACCTTttccatttttgggggggagggtacCAAAGCAAAGGCATACTCCTTGACTGTTGGTGATTTGCAAACCGTAATTAAATGTTTCTGTTGTATTATTGTGAMTGCAAGTGATAAAGTCATGGCAATGgggtgaaaataaatgtttactcGCAAATCAATAATCCATCACATATCTTTTAAATAATGAATCTATATTCTGATGGAGTTAAACCCCCTGGYTGTGTTCATAAACGGACTGCCACACACTTGTGTTTCAAAATGTtctgctacggtgtgccctactgaacatgacccattAAAAGGTTACTATATTGCTGCACATTCATCTCCAACTTCTCAGCGGTATAATGGGCTCTATTTAATCTGTATCACTGAAGCATTATTTTCCTATTAAGCCTGTAGCGATCTCCGCTCACGTGGGAACATTGCCCTCAAATTTAGAATTTCTGCGATTACGGAATGAATAGAGCCCTCCGTTGTGTCATGAGGCCCTCCCTGTGCTTCTCGTGGACAAGTAGAACCTCTTGTAACATTATCTCTGGTATAACAGCCATTAGTTGTGCTGTGTCATGAGATCCTCCTGTGCTTCTCGTGGACCAGTAGAACCTCTTGTAACATTATCTCTGGTATAACAGCCATTAGTTGTGCTGTGTCATGAGATCCTCCAGGGCCCTCTCCCTGTGCTTCTCATGGACCAGTAGAACCTCTTGTAACATTATCTCTGGTATAACAGCCATTAGTTGTGCTGTGTCATGAGATCCTCCAGGGCCCTCTCCCTGTGGTTCTCGTGGACCAGTAGAACCTCTTTGATGGCACTCTGCTGGAAGCCCATCTCATTGAACTGAGCCAGGAGCTGCAGGAATTCACCAGCCTGGAATAAGAATTCATTATGGAGTGGTattaaacaatgtaaaaaaaaaaaaaatgtaattaacgtTTGCAAGATTTTGCATTTATGGGCTGATTTCCCCTACCTAGTCTAGGAATAAAGATCCTCAATGGAGAAatgattatttaacctttaactagtcaagtcagttaagaacaaattcttattcacaatgacggcctaccaaaaggcaaaaggccccCTTCGGGGACGGGGGCTTGGAtta includes:
- the LOC139023932 gene encoding uncharacterized protein, whose amino-acid sequence is MMFGTVLQDSNVVDYDEYVKSLTRDLREAMETVQLSATKQLKRHAGLYNRKIRGAPVEVGDRVLLANKGERGKRKLADRWENNLYIVTEKNSDIHIFKIQNMSTGQEKXVHRNLIMPVNFLPLPDTALETPNTGDREDPSEEMEDSSMNDIPEMDIGERTSVWVSEQTSEETQSEPSEKETLDVLEDGPLARDPQNSPHSEGATGGTSMSEVTFGEEMSEPSEERHSEDATGGTSSSNSHGTFDLDYPSTVDSDPPMVVVVEQVKRNDNSVRTVRSGAGRVRKRPVRLIETMQTQRVFHTEFIRVPVWV